Proteins from a single region of Acidianus ambivalens:
- a CDS encoding bifunctional 2-dehydro-3-deoxy-phosphogluconate/2-dehydro-3-deoxy-6-phosphogalactonate aldolase, protein MVEIIVPILTPFNEKGEIDGEKVKTHVENLLKKGVDIIFVNGTTGVGPALSKDEKRKMLDYVLDVTNKVIFQVGSLNMKEVLELVNYANDRDIIAVASYPPYYFSIPKDFIVKYFKEICSVSKHPVYLYNYPGATGKDIDVNLAKEIGCIKGVKDTNPDFAHTIRYKELGIKTYNGLENLAIASLSILDGTVVGAGNYMPELFSQLREYIKAGDMRKALDLQLKIDEIDGTTIPYGKISSMYYLVKELQGYDVGVPRPPMYPLEENKVKELVEKVRKIWNK, encoded by the coding sequence ATGGTGGAGATTATAGTTCCTATTCTGACTCCTTTTAATGAAAAAGGAGAAATTGACGGAGAGAAAGTTAAGACTCACGTGGAGAACTTGTTAAAGAAAGGAGTTGACATAATCTTCGTTAACGGCACAACTGGTGTAGGTCCTGCATTATCTAAAGATGAGAAGAGGAAAATGTTGGACTACGTTCTCGATGTAACTAATAAGGTAATATTCCAAGTAGGTTCCCTTAACATGAAGGAAGTTTTGGAGTTAGTAAATTATGCTAATGATAGGGACATAATTGCAGTTGCCTCTTATCCTCCTTACTATTTCTCTATTCCAAAGGATTTCATAGTGAAGTACTTCAAGGAAATATGCTCTGTAAGTAAGCATCCAGTTTACCTTTACAACTATCCTGGAGCGACGGGGAAAGACATTGATGTAAACCTTGCTAAGGAAATTGGCTGTATAAAAGGCGTTAAAGATACAAATCCGGATTTTGCTCATACAATAAGATACAAGGAATTAGGAATAAAGACGTATAACGGTTTAGAAAATCTCGCAATTGCTTCACTTAGCATTCTAGACGGTACAGTAGTAGGTGCAGGGAATTACATGCCGGAATTATTCTCTCAGCTGAGAGAATACATAAAGGCTGGAGACATGAGAAAAGCACTGGATTTGCAATTAAAGATAGACGAAATTGATGGAACTACGATTCCCTACGGTAAGATCTCGTCAATGTACTACTTGGTAAAAGAACTTCAGGGCTATGACGTTGGAGTACCTAGACCTCCAATGTATCCATTAGAGGAAAATAAAGTAAAAGAATTGGTAGAAAAAGTTAGAAAAATATGGAATAAATAA
- a CDS encoding TRASH domain-containing protein, whose amino-acid sequence MDNEINEVKLGDLEYRVLQLLKENSRMPVSEIAKELKVSRPTVSRIITSLQEKGIKFTIEYNEGVTAFVVTSKCPQDAECFELIDGNIMAVIHARDLNELEEELKKIKDEKKYLFLSHKKVGKVSVSVELRCDYCGGAIKGSPLILKKGRKTYYACCKVCLDGLKNKLK is encoded by the coding sequence ATGGATAATGAAATAAATGAAGTAAAACTTGGAGATCTTGAATACAGAGTGTTACAGCTATTAAAGGAGAACTCGAGAATGCCAGTAAGTGAAATTGCAAAGGAGCTCAAAGTAAGTAGGCCTACAGTATCTAGGATTATTACTTCTCTCCAAGAAAAGGGGATAAAATTTACTATAGAATATAACGAAGGAGTAACAGCCTTTGTAGTAACGAGTAAATGCCCTCAAGATGCTGAATGCTTTGAACTAATAGACGGAAATATAATGGCAGTTATTCATGCAAGGGATTTAAACGAGCTCGAGGAGGAGCTCAAAAAGATAAAGGATGAGAAGAAGTACTTATTCCTCTCACATAAAAAGGTCGGTAAAGTCAGCGTTAGCGTTGAGTTGAGGTGTGACTATTGTGGTGGAGCAATTAAGGGGTCTCCTTTAATTCTTAAGAAAGGTAGGAAAACTTATTATGCTTGTTGTAAAGTCTGCCTTGATGGACTGAAAAACAAGCTAAAGTAA
- a CDS encoding PaREP1 family protein, with product MSITISAEVYYEEAEELLSKGDLVQACEKYYKAAEEAIKLLVIENNLKEIIKETKENGWDSKTLNDAVTELSYKIGDDIIYMWVSAVTLFTARKYLDKDLIEEYKKDVKTLIEKAKQRFNIKTGFSRSPLTKIG from the coding sequence ATGAGCATAACTATAAGTGCTGAAGTATACTACGAGGAAGCAGAAGAATTACTTTCAAAGGGTGACCTTGTTCAAGCTTGTGAGAAGTATTATAAGGCTGCCGAGGAAGCAATAAAGCTTCTGGTTATAGAAAATAACCTAAAAGAAATAATTAAAGAGACTAAGGAAAACGGATGGGATTCTAAAACATTAAATGACGCTGTTACTGAATTATCCTATAAGATAGGTGATGATATAATTTATATGTGGGTATCTGCAGTAACTCTTTTCACTGCAAGGAAATATCTTGATAAAGATTTAATAGAAGAATATAAGAAAGATGTTAAGACGTTAATTGAGAAAGCCAAGCAAAGATTTAATATTAAAACGGGTTTTTCACGTTCTCCTTTAACCAAAATAGGGTGA
- the hypE gene encoding hydrogenase expression/formation protein HypE — MSYNKIQISHGNGGKETQQLLQRLFFSRLPLELKRVKGGVGIDYPDDGAVLQNNLVVATDSHTVNPYFFPGGDIGYLAVSGTLNDVIMMGAKPIAMLDSIVVSEGFPIDDLEKITGSMIELLKKYNIPLVGGDFKVIEETAMKNSIIINTVGLGVVETGSPIVDAIKPGDKIIVTGPVGVHGAVIAAMQYNISTNLKSDVRPLFELLEVFSKFKGYVHAARDPTRGGLAATLNEWAQLTGNVIVIEEAKVPVLEDVKAITEVTGLDPLNLASEGVGVLAVDSNVEDDVLETLKSLGFEPASIGYVVEPKSEKGIVVAKTAVGGAKILEMPTGDIVPRIC; from the coding sequence ATGTCATATAATAAGATACAGATTTCTCATGGTAATGGAGGTAAAGAAACGCAGCAACTATTGCAGAGGCTCTTCTTTTCTAGGCTTCCACTAGAGCTAAAGAGGGTAAAAGGAGGAGTTGGAATAGATTATCCAGACGATGGAGCAGTTCTCCAAAATAACCTAGTAGTTGCCACAGATTCCCATACTGTAAATCCCTATTTCTTTCCAGGTGGAGATATAGGATACCTTGCAGTCTCTGGTACCTTAAATGACGTAATAATGATGGGAGCCAAACCAATAGCCATGTTGGACTCAATTGTAGTTTCTGAAGGATTTCCGATTGATGACCTTGAAAAGATTACTGGATCTATGATAGAATTATTAAAAAAATATAATATTCCTCTGGTGGGTGGAGACTTTAAGGTAATTGAAGAAACGGCTATGAAGAATTCTATCATAATAAATACAGTCGGCTTAGGAGTGGTCGAAACTGGAAGTCCTATAGTAGATGCTATAAAACCTGGGGATAAAATAATCGTTACCGGGCCTGTAGGAGTTCACGGTGCAGTAATTGCCGCAATGCAATACAATATATCTACAAACCTTAAAAGCGACGTAAGACCATTGTTCGAATTACTTGAAGTATTCAGTAAGTTTAAAGGCTATGTTCACGCTGCAAGAGACCCTACAAGAGGTGGATTAGCTGCTACATTAAACGAGTGGGCACAGTTAACAGGTAATGTAATAGTAATTGAAGAAGCAAAAGTCCCAGTATTAGAGGACGTTAAAGCTATAACTGAAGTTACAGGACTGGACCCGTTGAATCTAGCCAGTGAAGGCGTTGGTGTACTGGCAGTAGATAGTAACGTTGAGGACGACGTTCTGGAAACTCTAAAAAGCTTAGGATTTGAGCCTGCAAGTATTGGATATGTAGTTGAACCTAAAAGCGAGAAAGGAATAGTTGTTGCAAAGACTGCAGTAGGGGGAGCAAAAATATTAGAAATGCCCACAGGAGATATCGTTCCTAGAATATGCTAG
- a CDS encoding YHS domain-containing protein encodes MMIDPVCGMEVDENSQYKTMYKGKVYYFCSPHCMKAFQKDPEKYLKEGPKGMPNE; translated from the coding sequence ATTATGATAGACCCGGTTTGCGGAATGGAAGTAGATGAAAACTCTCAGTATAAGACAATGTATAAAGGTAAGGTGTATTACTTTTGTTCACCCCATTGCATGAAAGCCTTTCAGAAGGATCCTGAGAAGTATTTAAAGGAAGGGCCTAAGGGAATGCCTAATGAGTAA
- a CDS encoding Rieske (2Fe-2S) protein — protein sequence MTKMLTQQKIVIKKDEIPPMSMVEYYFPAQKPWERKPVLVINYKGSFFAIEAFCSHAGLSLEDGFLTDDGKVVCPWHGSVFDIKTGKVVDGPAKRDLKTYHVEVKGDEVIIYE from the coding sequence ATGACTAAAATGCTTACACAACAAAAAATAGTTATAAAAAAAGACGAAATTCCGCCAATGTCCATGGTAGAATACTACTTTCCCGCTCAAAAACCTTGGGAGAGAAAACCCGTACTAGTCATAAATTATAAGGGATCTTTTTTTGCAATTGAAGCATTTTGTTCTCATGCAGGCTTGTCCTTAGAAGATGGATTCCTTACCGATGACGGTAAGGTAGTGTGTCCGTGGCATGGTAGTGTTTTCGATATAAAAACTGGGAAAGTAGTGGACGGGCCTGCAAAGAGAGATTTGAAAACTTATCATGTAGAAGTAAAAGGGGATGAGGTAATAATATATGAGTGA
- a CDS encoding hydrogenase maturation protease, whose product MAVKIIGLGNRLYGDDAVGSLTAACMEELGLPAFDAGANGFQALSAIENGDIVFFIDIVQMDEEEGIFKVDLDKADFVEITDPHRLTPLQVLSLSARSNNRPKEAYIVGIKPEYIDWPGISDAAIKRLEKVLQKFKKFISTYGIDIDIDKVIQCVKSKSKEPW is encoded by the coding sequence TTGGCTGTTAAAATCATAGGTCTAGGAAATAGACTTTACGGAGACGATGCGGTTGGTTCATTAACTGCGGCTTGTATGGAAGAACTTGGCTTGCCTGCATTTGATGCTGGTGCTAACGGGTTTCAAGCTCTTTCGGCAATAGAAAACGGAGACATAGTATTTTTTATAGACATTGTGCAAATGGATGAGGAGGAAGGAATATTTAAAGTCGATTTAGACAAAGCTGATTTCGTAGAGATAACAGATCCGCATAGATTAACTCCGTTGCAAGTATTATCTTTATCTGCAAGATCTAATAACAGACCTAAAGAGGCGTATATTGTGGGAATAAAACCGGAATACATAGACTGGCCTGGAATAAGCGATGCCGCTATAAAAAGACTAGAAAAAGTGCTACAGAAGTTTAAGAAATTCATTTCTACTTACGGAATTGATATAGATATAGATAAAGTTATACAATGCGTAAAAAGCAAAAGCAAAGAACCTTGGTGA
- a CDS encoding nucleotidyltransferase domain-containing protein produces MDKGKSAIESQIRMINLVKEIIEEITRDFTNLEEVYIFGSRARGNYLDTGDIDFIFVFKGIKGMNVFDRMYTISKYVKGNVDYIVLDEEEKDRIREKKLLWSRDKGFVDNKGIFIVKSIILYIQFFIQFIFFTILKKINIKLTHYTA; encoded by the coding sequence ATGGATAAAGGAAAATCTGCAATAGAAAGTCAAATTAGAATGATAAACCTTGTAAAGGAAATAATTGAGGAGATTACAAGAGACTTCACTAATCTGGAAGAGGTTTATATCTTTGGCTCTAGAGCTAGAGGGAATTATTTAGATACAGGCGACATAGACTTTATCTTCGTTTTTAAAGGAATAAAAGGAATGAATGTATTTGATAGGATGTATACGATAAGCAAATATGTTAAAGGGAACGTGGATTACATTGTTTTAGATGAGGAAGAAAAGGATAGAATAAGGGAGAAGAAATTACTTTGGAGTAGGGATAAAGGTTTCGTGGATAATAAAGGAATTTTTATAGTTAAAAGTATAATTTTATACATACAATTTTTTATTCAATTTATCTTCTTCACTATACTGAAGAAGATTAACATAAAACTTACTCACTATACTGCATAA
- a CDS encoding MFS transporter, producing the protein MKSYVHAVISSTLAWTGNVYDLVLLTFAYPFMEKLFGLNFFQLTILFSLGLVGRVIGAMIFGRIADIKGRKIVNIIATTGYSVFQIIFAFSSVYALLLLIRSVQGIFMGAQWTSGTVLAIEQAPKQKVQLVNSIVQAGYALGYALTGVTFTVMSNYMDSIEGYRIFMLTGSLPLVLVPYIYFKVNENFTPKIESRKVSIKEYFPFFIRAVISMSGMFIAYLSIFSIYPDFAECFARFPAYYVGLLMAVANGIQGTSYIIFGKLSYRLSVFRLIYVGIAFMIFSAFLAMPLVSAMVSLPIMSAGVFIYAFANGFWPLISGIAASSVPPEVRAFLTGTAYNIGAVAGGIVSALIGGIIEAFGMASLPYFVDGIEFMSMLAVFYSMFTWPRKVAVEA; encoded by the coding sequence ATGAAGTCTTACGTTCACGCAGTTATTTCATCAACCTTAGCCTGGACCGGTAACGTGTATGACCTAGTTTTATTAACATTCGCATATCCATTTATGGAAAAACTCTTTGGACTAAATTTCTTTCAATTAACTATATTATTTTCTCTAGGATTAGTAGGAAGAGTAATAGGAGCGATGATATTCGGAAGAATAGCAGACATTAAAGGAAGGAAAATAGTCAACATTATAGCTACTACAGGATACTCAGTTTTTCAGATCATCTTCGCATTTTCGTCAGTATATGCACTTCTCTTGCTAATTAGGAGTGTTCAAGGAATTTTCATGGGAGCTCAGTGGACTTCCGGGACAGTGCTAGCAATAGAGCAGGCACCAAAGCAAAAGGTTCAGCTCGTTAACAGCATAGTGCAAGCAGGCTACGCTTTAGGTTACGCACTTACTGGAGTTACTTTCACGGTGATGAGTAATTACATGGACTCTATTGAAGGCTATAGGATTTTTATGCTAACCGGTTCCTTACCCCTAGTGCTTGTTCCTTACATTTACTTTAAGGTTAACGAAAACTTTACTCCAAAAATAGAGAGTAGAAAAGTTAGCATAAAGGAATACTTCCCATTTTTCATAAGGGCAGTAATCTCAATGTCGGGAATGTTTATTGCTTACTTATCAATTTTTAGCATCTACCCTGATTTTGCAGAGTGTTTTGCTCGTTTTCCGGCTTATTACGTCGGGCTACTAATGGCAGTAGCAAATGGAATACAAGGAACTTCATACATTATTTTCGGCAAATTATCCTACCGCTTGAGTGTTTTTAGATTAATATATGTAGGTATTGCTTTCATGATATTTTCGGCCTTTTTAGCAATGCCGTTAGTATCTGCTATGGTCTCTTTGCCTATAATGAGTGCGGGAGTCTTCATTTATGCATTTGCTAACGGTTTTTGGCCTTTGATTTCCGGCATTGCTGCCAGTAGTGTTCCTCCTGAGGTTAGGGCATTTTTGACTGGTACTGCTTATAATATTGGTGCTGTTGCGGGAGGAATTGTTTCTGCATTAATTGGTGGTATTATTGAAGCCTTCGGTATGGCTTCATTGCCTTACTTTGTGGACGGAATAGAGTTCATGTCAATGCTAGCAGTATTTTACTCAATGTTTACTTGGCCTAGAAAGGTTGCTGTGGAAGCTTAA
- a CDS encoding HypC/HybG/HupF family hydrogenase formation chaperone, which yields MCWAVPAKVVAIDTDVIAEVDLGGGTIKRVAIGVDNVKPGDYVMVHAGVIIEKLSKEGVIENLKFIAEEIQRTEEIMGKSEEEAKKAADEFFKEAMKILES from the coding sequence ATGTGTTGGGCAGTTCCCGCAAAGGTAGTAGCTATTGATACAGATGTGATAGCCGAAGTAGATTTAGGCGGAGGAACTATAAAGAGGGTTGCAATAGGTGTGGATAACGTTAAACCCGGAGATTACGTAATGGTGCATGCTGGAGTTATAATAGAAAAATTATCTAAGGAAGGAGTTATAGAGAATTTAAAATTCATAGCGGAAGAAATTCAGAGAACTGAGGAAATCATGGGCAAATCTGAAGAGGAAGCGAAAAAGGCCGCTGATGAGTTCTTCAAAGAAGCTATGAAAATTTTAGAGAGTTGA
- the hypD gene encoding hydrogenase formation protein HypD, with product MDLPKQIDALFRENSELAKSITEQIHKLAPIVSKEIGREKIKIMNFCGSHEWVTTHYGLRALMPETVELIPGPGCPVCVTPSSDIENVIKLAMEGYTVYTFGDVFKLPTVKHYKKDEVGSLAAARALGADVRIVYSFVDAIEDAKKSGKPSVFFGIGFETTTPSYAVLFEKEKVPKNLLFYSSLKLTAPAAEFAVRLHKSKGLVPVSGVIGPGHVSSIIGAISWDFFPREYKIPAVVTGFEPIDVLAGVLKILQDLHSGDITYTNLEYKRVVKYQGNVYAQVEINKVFKLVDAIWRGIGSIPKSGLDLREEYSMYNAREQLGIKEKPWDYDLPPGCRCNEVTLGIAYPTDCPMFMKACTPARPWGPCMVSMEGACAVWARFGSTERITKIVSEVK from the coding sequence ATGGATTTACCTAAACAGATTGATGCATTATTTAGAGAGAATAGCGAACTTGCAAAATCTATTACAGAACAAATTCATAAATTAGCTCCGATAGTATCCAAAGAAATTGGCAGAGAAAAAATTAAGATAATGAATTTTTGTGGGTCACATGAATGGGTGACGACTCATTATGGGTTAAGAGCTCTCATGCCGGAAACAGTAGAGTTAATACCGGGACCTGGGTGCCCAGTTTGTGTTACTCCGTCCAGTGACATTGAGAACGTAATAAAATTGGCCATGGAGGGTTACACAGTTTATACTTTTGGGGATGTTTTCAAGTTACCTACGGTGAAACATTATAAGAAAGATGAGGTAGGGAGTTTAGCGGCTGCCAGAGCTTTAGGGGCTGATGTAAGAATAGTTTACAGTTTTGTTGACGCAATAGAAGACGCTAAAAAGTCTGGAAAACCATCAGTATTTTTTGGTATAGGATTCGAAACTACTACTCCTAGCTATGCAGTATTGTTTGAGAAAGAAAAGGTTCCTAAAAACTTACTCTTTTATTCTTCGTTAAAACTTACAGCACCAGCGGCTGAATTCGCTGTTAGGTTACACAAGAGCAAAGGTCTAGTACCTGTTTCTGGAGTTATTGGTCCCGGTCACGTTTCTAGCATAATTGGGGCTATTAGCTGGGACTTTTTCCCTAGGGAATATAAAATACCAGCAGTAGTTACTGGCTTCGAACCGATAGATGTCTTAGCCGGAGTTCTAAAAATACTCCAAGACTTGCATTCGGGAGATATAACCTACACGAACTTGGAATACAAAAGAGTAGTAAAGTACCAAGGAAACGTGTATGCACAAGTTGAAATAAATAAGGTCTTCAAGCTGGTTGATGCAATATGGAGGGGTATAGGTTCCATACCGAAGAGCGGTTTGGATTTAAGAGAGGAGTATTCCATGTATAATGCAAGGGAACAATTAGGAATAAAAGAAAAGCCTTGGGATTACGATTTGCCTCCTGGATGCAGATGTAATGAGGTAACCTTAGGTATTGCCTACCCTACAGACTGTCCTATGTTTATGAAAGCTTGTACTCCTGCAAGGCCCTGGGGACCGTGCATGGTGTCCATGGAAGGAGCATGTGCCGTTTGGGCCAGATTCGGCTCTACGGAAAGGATTACTAAAATTGTTTCGGAGGTGAAATAA
- a CDS encoding heavy metal translocating P-type ATPase, with the protein MSKKEGEKLRIKKEEELKVVGMHCATCVSTVSKSIKSVKGVKDANVNLASGIARVEIENARLKDIVEAIKKAGYDVVTQKISFKVNINPEDARKIEEKIEEIKGVIKASVNPTNGNVIVEFNPYSITSDELAEEIYKKTGHKVTKVKSEVTNKSEVKEMLERLIIAWIFTIPTLYFQYSGLLFIAFLSSIPVQFYAGLRYHLGAYMALKNKTANMDTLVSLSTNIAWFYSVYALIVHQQVFFDVATLLISFILIGKTLEAYLKERISVQITSLKEVKATLADGRVVKASELKVGDEIIVKSGEVIPADGIVDEGSGEVNESIVNGESLPVKKKKGDAVIGGSTLISGYLKVYVTRAGERTYISQVVEAVNQAQTARLPIQNLVDKVASIFTPLIIGISAMVFAVWKFILGFSTEESLLFSVATLASACPCPFGLATPLAVLTSVNRLAKKGIIVRNGESLETLKKVDTFVFDKTGTITEGKISVRAEGDKDAISYASALEKMSNHPVAKAISSISNVTFEVKDFTEFPGSGVYGKVNGHDVIVGKREFVLQNCEGEGKGDVLVCVDGKVSASFYLEDKIREDAVKVIDYLKRMGKRIIIATGDTSDNAEKVGKELGVEVIKGLSADEKAELIRGEVNKGRIVAFIGDGVNDAIALKEANVGIAISSGTDIAKYAGDIIIPKVGDLLTLLEYSNLTVRKIKENLAWAFGYNSVLVPIAAGILYPTLYLPPEYAALAMSMDSVAVSLWSLVKI; encoded by the coding sequence ATGAGTAAAAAGGAGGGTGAAAAATTAAGGATAAAGAAAGAGGAGGAATTGAAAGTAGTAGGAATGCATTGTGCTACTTGTGTAAGTACTGTATCTAAATCAATTAAGAGCGTAAAAGGAGTAAAAGACGCAAACGTAAATCTAGCTTCAGGAATTGCTAGAGTAGAAATTGAGAATGCAAGGCTTAAGGACATAGTTGAGGCAATAAAGAAGGCGGGCTATGACGTAGTTACTCAGAAAATAAGCTTTAAGGTGAATATTAACCCCGAGGACGCAAGGAAGATTGAGGAAAAAATTGAGGAGATAAAAGGAGTAATAAAAGCCAGCGTTAACCCAACTAACGGTAACGTAATAGTGGAGTTTAATCCTTATTCCATAACCTCAGACGAGTTGGCTGAAGAAATTTACAAAAAGACCGGACACAAGGTAACCAAGGTTAAGAGCGAGGTAACTAACAAAAGCGAAGTTAAAGAAATGCTTGAGAGACTCATTATAGCGTGGATTTTCACAATTCCTACGCTATATTTTCAGTATTCAGGCTTACTTTTCATAGCATTCCTTTCCTCAATTCCCGTTCAATTCTACGCAGGATTAAGATATCATTTAGGAGCGTATATGGCATTAAAGAATAAAACCGCAAACATGGATACTTTAGTTTCCCTCTCAACTAACATAGCATGGTTTTACAGCGTTTACGCCCTCATAGTTCATCAACAAGTGTTCTTTGACGTTGCCACTCTCTTAATCTCTTTCATATTAATAGGAAAAACTCTGGAGGCCTACCTGAAGGAGAGGATATCAGTACAAATAACTTCATTAAAGGAAGTGAAAGCAACGTTGGCTGACGGAAGAGTAGTTAAGGCAAGCGAGCTAAAAGTGGGCGACGAGATTATAGTTAAGTCGGGAGAAGTAATACCCGCAGATGGAATAGTTGATGAAGGTAGTGGAGAAGTTAATGAGTCCATAGTAAATGGCGAAAGTCTACCGGTAAAGAAAAAGAAAGGAGATGCAGTAATAGGAGGTTCAACTTTAATTTCCGGTTACCTAAAGGTTTACGTTACTAGGGCAGGAGAGAGGACTTACATTTCGCAAGTTGTTGAGGCAGTAAACCAAGCACAGACAGCTAGATTACCTATACAGAACTTGGTAGATAAGGTTGCGTCAATATTTACTCCCTTAATAATAGGAATATCGGCAATGGTGTTTGCAGTTTGGAAATTTATACTAGGATTTAGCACAGAGGAATCCCTGTTATTCTCTGTAGCAACTTTGGCCTCAGCTTGTCCTTGCCCATTTGGTTTAGCTACGCCACTTGCTGTACTAACTTCCGTAAATAGGTTAGCCAAAAAAGGGATAATAGTAAGGAACGGCGAAAGCTTAGAGACGCTGAAAAAAGTCGATACTTTCGTTTTCGATAAGACTGGGACTATTACTGAAGGTAAGATAAGTGTAAGAGCTGAAGGAGATAAAGACGCAATATCTTACGCCTCTGCTTTAGAAAAAATGAGCAACCACCCCGTAGCTAAGGCAATATCTTCGATTTCTAACGTAACATTTGAGGTTAAGGATTTTACAGAATTCCCTGGCTCTGGAGTTTATGGCAAAGTTAACGGCCATGACGTGATTGTAGGTAAAAGGGAATTCGTATTACAGAACTGTGAAGGAGAAGGCAAGGGAGACGTATTAGTTTGCGTTGACGGTAAAGTTTCAGCGTCTTTTTACTTGGAAGATAAAATAAGGGAAGATGCAGTAAAAGTTATAGATTACTTGAAGAGAATGGGAAAGAGAATAATTATTGCCACAGGGGATACAAGCGACAACGCTGAAAAAGTTGGTAAAGAACTTGGAGTTGAGGTTATAAAGGGATTATCTGCAGACGAAAAGGCCGAACTTATTAGAGGTGAAGTTAATAAAGGGAGGATAGTTGCCTTCATAGGAGATGGAGTGAACGACGCAATCGCTCTTAAGGAAGCTAACGTTGGAATCGCTATTTCCTCAGGAACTGACATTGCAAAATATGCTGGAGATATTATTATTCCTAAGGTAGGAGATTTACTCACTTTATTAGAGTACTCCAATTTAACTGTGAGGAAAATAAAGGAAAACTTAGCCTGGGCATTCGGTTATAACTCAGTGCTAGTACCGATAGCTGCAGGCATACTTTATCCTACTTTATATCTACCTCCAGAATATGCAGCATTGGCAATGTCCATGGATAGCGTCGCAGTATCATTATGGTCTCTAGTTAAGATTTGA